The segment TACACCTGAGCTTTAGCAACTAATTCACTAAAGCTTTGCAAAGTAAAAGCCCGCGGATTTCTCCACGGGCTTTTCCTGTAACTCACACTCCTGCGACGTGGTTAAAAGATACAGCCGATTTCTCCACGAAGTTCTCTTAATTACTCTGCGTAACAACTATTCTTCTAATGTGATCGCAAAGACCAAGAACGGCTTCCCGCCAAAGATCTGCGCAACCTGCGGTCTGCCCTTTGAATGGCGCAAGAAATGGGCGCGCGATTGGGAGAACGTTAAATACTGTTCAGAGAAATGTAAGAACGGAAAGTAATTAAATAGTTCGGCCGCGATCAAGCGGCAACGACCAGTCAATCTTCACACCCAACGCCTCTGCCGCGTTCATCGCCCAACGTGGATTGCGCAACATCGCACGCGCCAAGAAAACCGCATCTGCTTCTTCAGTCTCAATAATGTATTGCGCTTGCTCTGGCTCGGTAATCAATCCAACTGCCGCAGTTGGAATTCCCGCCTCTTTACGGATCGCAGCCGCAAAGGGAACTTGAAAACCTGGCGTTGCCTTAATCGGTGCGTTATGAACGGCGCCCCCTGATGAAACATCAATCAGATCAACGCCCGCAGCCTTTAACTTCGCCGCCAATTCAATCGAATCAATTAAGTTCCAACCTTCATCAACCCAATCAGTTGCCGAGATACGAACAAAGAGCGCCACTTGATCACCAATCGCAGCGCGCACCGCAGTGGTTACCTCCATCAAGAAACGGATCCGATTCTCAAAGCTGCCACCGTATTCATCGGTGCGATCATTAGAAACCGGTGAATAGAACTGGTGCAACAAATAACCATGCGCTGCATGTATTTCAATTACATCAAAGCCAACTGCCACAGCACGTCGAGCCGCATCAGCAAACTCACTTACCAACTGCGCAATCTCAGCAACCGTTAAAGCACGTGGCGCCGGATATCCCTCAAAGGCTTTATCCGTTGATGAAACCGCTTGCCATCCGCCTTCACCAATTTCAGCCA is part of the Candidatus Planktophila lacus genome and harbors:
- a CDS encoding DUF2256 domain-containing protein, whose protein sequence is MIAKTKNGFPPKICATCGLPFEWRKKWARDWENVKYCSEKCKNGK
- a CDS encoding NADH:flavin oxidoreductase/NADH oxidase yields the protein MNTLFDPFTLRGVTFQNRVWVSPMCQYSATDGFVGAWHSAHLGAFATGAPGLIMVEATGVVPEGRISIGCPTIEDDAHAQAFAPMVDFAHSQGVKMGIQLAHAGRKASTMRPWDTTRMAEIGEGGWQAVSSTDKAFEGYPAPRALTVAEIAQLVSEFADAARRAVAVGFDVIEIHAAHGYLLHQFYSPVSNDRTDEYGGSFENRIRFLMEVTTAVRAAIGDQVALFVRISATDWVDEGWNLIDSIELAAKLKAAGVDLIDVSSGGAVHNAPIKATPGFQVPFAAAIRKEAGIPTAAVGLITEPEQAQYIIETEEADAVFLARAMLRNPRWAMNAAEALGVKIDWSLPLDRGRTI